One genomic window of Gossypium hirsutum isolate 1008001.06 chromosome D11, Gossypium_hirsutum_v2.1, whole genome shotgun sequence includes the following:
- the LOC107912020 gene encoding zinc finger CCCH domain-containing protein 44 isoform X1, translating into MENCEKVESTTAVCKPCLQDDARGGGGDDVSNNIKCSNRDSLQGVEFMSIDQCQKNTDMDDSKLVGNGNVAVRGDGGATVEIGAGDGVQVVEMMRAGKRRRGRPPRNQARIVSSSAPSPQRNKEDEEDVCFICFDGGSLVLCDRRGCPKAYHPPCIKRDEAFFKSKAKWNCGWHICSSCQKASHYMCYTCTYSLCKNCTKGADYVNVRGNKGFCGTCMRTVMLIENSALGNKEMVQVDFDDQASWEYLFKVYWILLKEKLSLNLDELTKAKNPWKEIAIPGPKGESSGELNNSINVNVGNGEKAFRDLGASSSKRRKTMKQQNFSNKVRSLDMNGMPLPEGINWATKELLEFVAHMKNGDTSMVSRFDVQALLLEYITRSNLRDPCHSSYIVCDSRLIKLFRKARVGHFEMLKLLDSHFLSKDHSRLIGRGGATKAFATQLAVDGNSDGQPVIANDKSCKTSKKVDGQPINVNKNGDGPLKGVDVVSDIGSRETSIPPYSTGMELSVNNIETDKIWHYKDPLGKTQGPFSMAMLGKWSMSGVSPSDLRIWRTSEKQADSILLTDAFDRQYSQGKQLFHNSCVPIKGVIASDDGCQDRDSDARENKDLNVNQMENKQVEESSKSTQSDTSGDCFGKNEHVKSKEFGSQSSPCSASVDIVNSNAEQMGSPLPHQESVKGDNYFPGQPQVSSSLPSSTVCQKPHETRSCEVGDGHGVERWDCGSVDMNEDLNKTYEGQIIAENVKQEDNDRKSGKSCRQSGTSSSLNDASNGWDLNSGLISLEKAFEVSEQNHDIDFSTLPTSTSNLNNEDSKRHATEFKQSPPSNVPHQDSGPSWSTASSLVGIGSQLPEVAGEWGGYSSTLVKPSAEEWCSGLVSESSLKPTDLESNHSAIPTSGNGQMTHSSSTDPANNASGWDAIVAGPHEYPLGDESVSDLLAEVEAMESLNGLPSPTSILCSDGELAQGSEHNCFSPVGGLSPVHDPGKSNTLSPRNNLQRSSQSAVTNEQFGVSQSEVLDVHKSSGGHSSTSPEIDSTLYSTWRAGPETTGTNLRTVQGNANFNWGGSGQGNMNFSRGTAEVTFQENGSINASTSARNPPYWGSQQRYTGPRDQGFEGRDSSFGRDRYSSNRQSSYDGPNGVGSSRPLPKGKRVCKFYESGYCKKGASCSYWCWVWVPLCGKPIFSGTNVLPSFFFCFFVKSQFFLAY; encoded by the exons ATGGAAAATTGTGAAAAAGTAGAATCCACCACGGCGGTGTGTAAGCCTTGTTTACAAGACGACGCCCGCGGCGGTGGCGGTGATGATGTCAGTAATAATATTAAATGTTCGAATCGTGATTCTCTACAAGGAGTGGAGTTCATGAGCATCGATCAATGCCAGAAGAATACGGATATGGACGATTCGAAGCTTGTCGGAAACGGTAACGTGGCGGTTCGAGGAGATGGTGGTGCTACGGTTGAGATTGGAGCGGGAGATGGAGTTCAAGTTGTGGAGATGATGAGAGCGGGGAAACGGAGGCGGGGAAGGCCGCCGAGGAATCAGGCAAGAATCGTGTCGTCATCGGCGCCATCACCTCAAAGGAACAAGGAGGACGAAGAAGACGTTTGCTTTATATGCTTCGATGGCGGAAGTCTCGTACTTTGTGATCGCCG GGGCTGTCCTAAGGCTTACCATCCACCCTGTATCAAAAGGGATGAGGCATTCTTTAAATCTAAGGCAAAATGGAACTGCG GGTGGCATATATGTAGCAGTTGTCAGAAAGCTTCACATTATATGTGCTATACTTGTACATATTCCTTGTGCAAGAATTGCACCAAAGGCGCTGATTACGTGAATGTAAGAGGAAATAAAGGATTTTGTGGAACGTGCATGAGAACCGTAATGCTGATTGAAAACAGCGCATTAGGAAATAAGGAAATG GTTCAAGTGGATTTTGATGACCAAGCTAGTTGGGAGTATCTCTTCAAGGTTTATtggattttattgaaagaaaaattgTCTTTAAATTTAGATGAGCTTACCAAAGCTAAAAATCCCTGGAAGGAAATTGCTATACCGGGTCCTAAGGGAGAATCATCAGGTGAACTTAATAACAGTATTAATGTTAATGTTGGTAATGGAGAAAAAGCTTTTAGAGACCTAGGAGCAAGTTCTTCCAAGAGAAGGAAAACAATGAAACAACAGAACTTTTCTAACAAAGTTAGATCTCTAGATATGAACGGGATGCCATTGCCTGAAGGCATAAATTGGGCAACAAAGGAGCTTCTTGAATTTGTGGCACACATGAAAAATGGTGATACATCTATGGTTTCTCGTTTTGATGTTCAGGCACTTTTGCTTGAGTACATAACAAGAAGCAATCTTCGTGATCCTTGCCACAGTTCTTACATTGTCTGTGATTCGAGGCTTATAAAATTGTTTCGAAAAGCAAGGGTTGGCCACTTTGAAATGTTAAAGCTTCTTGATTCTCATTTCCTCAGCAAAGATCATTCAAGGCTCATTGGTAGAGGAGGAGCCACCAAAGCTTTTGCTACCCAATTGGCTGTTGATGGGAATAGTGATGGTCAACCCGTAATTGCCAATGATAAGAGTTGTAAAACTAGTAAAAAGGTTGATGGTCAACCCATCAATGTTAATAAGAACGGTGATGGTCCACTGAAGGGAGTTGATGTCGTGAGTGATATAGGAAGCAGGGAAACTAGCATACCACCTTATTCTACAGGAATGGAGCTATCTGTAAATAATATTGAGACAGATAAAATATGGCACTATAAAGACCCGCTTGGGAAAACTCAAGGGCCATTTTCTATGGCAATGTTAGGTAAATGGAGCATGAGTGGTGTTTCCCCTTCTGATCTGAGAATATGGCGAACAAGTGAAAAGCAGGCGGACTCCATTCTCTTAACTGATGCTTTTGATAGGCAGTACAGCCAAGGGAAACAGTTGTTTCATAACAGCTGCGTACCAATTAAGGGTGTCATTGCCTCTGATGATGGATGTCAGGACAGGGATAGTGATGCTAGGGAGAACAAGGATCTGAATGTAAATCAGATGGAAAACAAACAGGTTGAGGAGAGTTCGAAGTCAACGCAGAGCGATACAAGTGGTGATTGTTTTGGTAAAAATGAACATGTGAAGAGCAAAGAATTTGGCTCTCAATCTTCACCTTGTAGTGCCTCTGTAGATATTGTCAATTCAAATGCAGAACAAATGGGAAGTCCTTTACCACATCAGGAATCTGTGAAGGGTGATAATTACTTCCCTGGTCAGCCCCAAGTAAGTAGTTCACTTCCCTCATCAACAGTATGTCAGAAACCACATGAAACCCGGTCTTGTGAAGTAGGCGACGGTCATGGGGTTGAAAGATGGGACTGTGGTTCAGTTGACATGAATGAAGATTTGAACAAGACTTATGAAGGACAAATCATTGCTGAAAATGTGAAGCAAGAAGATAATGACAGAAAATCAGGTAAATCTTGTAGGCAAAGTGGGACATCTTCATCTTTAAACGATGCTTCAAATGGATGGGATTTGAATTCTGGTCTGATTTCTCTGGAAAAAGCATTTGAAGTATCGGAGCAGAATCATGATATTGATTTCTCAACTCTTCCTACCTCAACATCAAATTTGAACAATGAAGACTCAAAACGTCATGCTACTGAATTCAAACAGTCTCCTCCTTCGAATGTGCCTCATCAAGATTCAGGTCCTAGTTGGAGTACAGCTTCTAGTCTAGTCGGTATTGGATCACAACTTCCTGAAGTAGCTGGTGAATGGGGTGGGTATTCCTCCACTCTAGTGAAACCTTCTGCAGAGGAATGGTGTTCGGGTCTTGTGTCCGAGTCTTCTTTGAAACCAACTGACTTAGAAAGTAATCATTCGGCTATACCAACTTCAGGAAATGGCCAAATGACACATTCTTCTTCCACAGATCCTGCGAATAATGCATCTGGTTGGGATGCAATTGTTGCCGGACCCCATGAGTATCCTTTGGGTGATGAATCTGTTTCTGATCTCTTGGCTGAAGTTGAAGCGATGGAGTCACTTAATGGCTTGCCGTCACCTACTTCAATTTTGTGTTCTGATGGTGAGTTGGCACAAGGTTCTGAACATAATTGTTTTAGCCCTGTAGGAGGACTGAGCCCTGTACATGATCCAGGAAAAAGCAATACTTTGAGCCCCAGAAATAATCTACAAAGGTCTTCTCAGTCAGCTGTGACCAATGAGCAGTTTGGGGTGTCTCAGTCTGAGGTTCTTGATGTTCATAAGAGTTCTGGTGGGCATTCTTCCACAAGTCCTGAAATAGATTCTACTTTATATTCTACTTGGAGAGCAGGGCCCGAAACTACGGGCACCAATTTGAGAACAGTTCAAGGAAATGCGAATTTTAATTGGGGAGGTTCAGGTCAAGGAAATATGAATTTTAGTAGGGGAACAGCTGAGGTAACATTCCAGGAAAATGGAAGCATCAATGCAAGCACTTCTGCACGGAATCCGCCCTATTGGGGAAGCCAACAGAGGTATACTGGTCCAAGGGACCAGGGTTTTGAGGGAAGAGATTCAAGTTTTGGTAGGGACAGGTACTCTTCGAATAGGCAGTCGTCCTATGATGGTCCAAATGGAGTTGGTTCTTCGAGACCTCTGCCCAAAGGGAAACGGGTTTGTAAATTTTACGAAAGTGGGTATTGCAAGAAGGGAGCATCATGCAGTTACTggtgttgggtatgggtcccactatgtgggaaacccatattttctggcacaaatgttttgccttcctttttcttttgtttttttgtcaaaagccaattcTTTTTGGCTTATTAA
- the LOC107912020 gene encoding zinc finger CCCH domain-containing protein 44 isoform X2, translated as MENCEKVESTTAVCKPCLQDDARGGGGDDVSNNIKCSNRDSLQGVEFMSIDQCQKNTDMDDSKLVGNGNVAVRGDGGATVEIGAGDGVQVVEMMRAGKRRRGRPPRNQARIVSSSAPSPQRNKEDEEDVCFICFDGGSLVLCDRRGCPKAYHPPCIKRDEAFFKSKAKWNCGWHICSSCQKASHYMCYTCTYSLCKNCTKGADYVNVRGNKGFCGTCMRTVMLIENSALGNKEMVQVDFDDQASWEYLFKVYWILLKEKLSLNLDELTKAKNPWKEIAIPGPKGESSGELNNSINVNVGNGEKAFRDLGASSSKRRKTMKQQNFSNKVRSLDMNGMPLPEGINWATKELLEFVAHMKNGDTSMVSRFDVQALLLEYITRSNLRDPCHSSYIVCDSRLIKLFRKARVGHFEMLKLLDSHFLSKDHSRLIGRGGATKAFATQLAVDGNSDGQPVIANDKSCKTSKKVDGQPINVNKNGDGPLKGVDVVSDIGSRETSIPPYSTGMELSVNNIETDKIWHYKDPLGKTQGPFSMAMLGKWSMSGVSPSDLRIWRTSEKQADSILLTDAFDRQYSQGKQLFHNSCVPIKGVIASDDGCQDRDSDARENKDLNVNQMENKQVEESSKSTQSDTSGDCFGKNEHVKSKEFGSQSSPCSASVDIVNSNAEQMGSPLPHQESVKGDNYFPGQPQVSSSLPSSTVCQKPHETRSCEVGDGHGVERWDCGSVDMNEDLNKTYEGQIIAENVKQEDNDRKSGKSCRQSGTSSSLNDASNGWDLNSGLISLEKAFEVSEQNHDIDFSTLPTSTSNLNNEDSKRHATEFKQSPPSNVPHQDSGPSWSTASSLVGIGSQLPEVAGEWGGYSSTLVKPSAEEWCSGLVSESSLKPTDLESNHSAIPTSGNGQMTHSSSTDPANNASGWDAIVAGPHEYPLGDESVSDLLAEVEAMESLNGLPSPTSILCSDGELAQGSEHNCFSPVGGLSPVHDPGKSNTLSPRNNLQRSSQSAVTNEQFGVSQSEVLDVHKSSGGHSSTSPEIDSTLYSTWRAGPETTGTNLRTVQGNANFNWGGSGQGNMNFSRGTAEVTFQENGSINASTSARNPPYWGSQQRYTGPRDQGFEGRDSSFGRDRYSSNRQSSYDGPNGVGSSRPLPKGKRVCKFYESGYCKKGASCSYWHP; from the exons ATGGAAAATTGTGAAAAAGTAGAATCCACCACGGCGGTGTGTAAGCCTTGTTTACAAGACGACGCCCGCGGCGGTGGCGGTGATGATGTCAGTAATAATATTAAATGTTCGAATCGTGATTCTCTACAAGGAGTGGAGTTCATGAGCATCGATCAATGCCAGAAGAATACGGATATGGACGATTCGAAGCTTGTCGGAAACGGTAACGTGGCGGTTCGAGGAGATGGTGGTGCTACGGTTGAGATTGGAGCGGGAGATGGAGTTCAAGTTGTGGAGATGATGAGAGCGGGGAAACGGAGGCGGGGAAGGCCGCCGAGGAATCAGGCAAGAATCGTGTCGTCATCGGCGCCATCACCTCAAAGGAACAAGGAGGACGAAGAAGACGTTTGCTTTATATGCTTCGATGGCGGAAGTCTCGTACTTTGTGATCGCCG GGGCTGTCCTAAGGCTTACCATCCACCCTGTATCAAAAGGGATGAGGCATTCTTTAAATCTAAGGCAAAATGGAACTGCG GGTGGCATATATGTAGCAGTTGTCAGAAAGCTTCACATTATATGTGCTATACTTGTACATATTCCTTGTGCAAGAATTGCACCAAAGGCGCTGATTACGTGAATGTAAGAGGAAATAAAGGATTTTGTGGAACGTGCATGAGAACCGTAATGCTGATTGAAAACAGCGCATTAGGAAATAAGGAAATG GTTCAAGTGGATTTTGATGACCAAGCTAGTTGGGAGTATCTCTTCAAGGTTTATtggattttattgaaagaaaaattgTCTTTAAATTTAGATGAGCTTACCAAAGCTAAAAATCCCTGGAAGGAAATTGCTATACCGGGTCCTAAGGGAGAATCATCAGGTGAACTTAATAACAGTATTAATGTTAATGTTGGTAATGGAGAAAAAGCTTTTAGAGACCTAGGAGCAAGTTCTTCCAAGAGAAGGAAAACAATGAAACAACAGAACTTTTCTAACAAAGTTAGATCTCTAGATATGAACGGGATGCCATTGCCTGAAGGCATAAATTGGGCAACAAAGGAGCTTCTTGAATTTGTGGCACACATGAAAAATGGTGATACATCTATGGTTTCTCGTTTTGATGTTCAGGCACTTTTGCTTGAGTACATAACAAGAAGCAATCTTCGTGATCCTTGCCACAGTTCTTACATTGTCTGTGATTCGAGGCTTATAAAATTGTTTCGAAAAGCAAGGGTTGGCCACTTTGAAATGTTAAAGCTTCTTGATTCTCATTTCCTCAGCAAAGATCATTCAAGGCTCATTGGTAGAGGAGGAGCCACCAAAGCTTTTGCTACCCAATTGGCTGTTGATGGGAATAGTGATGGTCAACCCGTAATTGCCAATGATAAGAGTTGTAAAACTAGTAAAAAGGTTGATGGTCAACCCATCAATGTTAATAAGAACGGTGATGGTCCACTGAAGGGAGTTGATGTCGTGAGTGATATAGGAAGCAGGGAAACTAGCATACCACCTTATTCTACAGGAATGGAGCTATCTGTAAATAATATTGAGACAGATAAAATATGGCACTATAAAGACCCGCTTGGGAAAACTCAAGGGCCATTTTCTATGGCAATGTTAGGTAAATGGAGCATGAGTGGTGTTTCCCCTTCTGATCTGAGAATATGGCGAACAAGTGAAAAGCAGGCGGACTCCATTCTCTTAACTGATGCTTTTGATAGGCAGTACAGCCAAGGGAAACAGTTGTTTCATAACAGCTGCGTACCAATTAAGGGTGTCATTGCCTCTGATGATGGATGTCAGGACAGGGATAGTGATGCTAGGGAGAACAAGGATCTGAATGTAAATCAGATGGAAAACAAACAGGTTGAGGAGAGTTCGAAGTCAACGCAGAGCGATACAAGTGGTGATTGTTTTGGTAAAAATGAACATGTGAAGAGCAAAGAATTTGGCTCTCAATCTTCACCTTGTAGTGCCTCTGTAGATATTGTCAATTCAAATGCAGAACAAATGGGAAGTCCTTTACCACATCAGGAATCTGTGAAGGGTGATAATTACTTCCCTGGTCAGCCCCAAGTAAGTAGTTCACTTCCCTCATCAACAGTATGTCAGAAACCACATGAAACCCGGTCTTGTGAAGTAGGCGACGGTCATGGGGTTGAAAGATGGGACTGTGGTTCAGTTGACATGAATGAAGATTTGAACAAGACTTATGAAGGACAAATCATTGCTGAAAATGTGAAGCAAGAAGATAATGACAGAAAATCAGGTAAATCTTGTAGGCAAAGTGGGACATCTTCATCTTTAAACGATGCTTCAAATGGATGGGATTTGAATTCTGGTCTGATTTCTCTGGAAAAAGCATTTGAAGTATCGGAGCAGAATCATGATATTGATTTCTCAACTCTTCCTACCTCAACATCAAATTTGAACAATGAAGACTCAAAACGTCATGCTACTGAATTCAAACAGTCTCCTCCTTCGAATGTGCCTCATCAAGATTCAGGTCCTAGTTGGAGTACAGCTTCTAGTCTAGTCGGTATTGGATCACAACTTCCTGAAGTAGCTGGTGAATGGGGTGGGTATTCCTCCACTCTAGTGAAACCTTCTGCAGAGGAATGGTGTTCGGGTCTTGTGTCCGAGTCTTCTTTGAAACCAACTGACTTAGAAAGTAATCATTCGGCTATACCAACTTCAGGAAATGGCCAAATGACACATTCTTCTTCCACAGATCCTGCGAATAATGCATCTGGTTGGGATGCAATTGTTGCCGGACCCCATGAGTATCCTTTGGGTGATGAATCTGTTTCTGATCTCTTGGCTGAAGTTGAAGCGATGGAGTCACTTAATGGCTTGCCGTCACCTACTTCAATTTTGTGTTCTGATGGTGAGTTGGCACAAGGTTCTGAACATAATTGTTTTAGCCCTGTAGGAGGACTGAGCCCTGTACATGATCCAGGAAAAAGCAATACTTTGAGCCCCAGAAATAATCTACAAAGGTCTTCTCAGTCAGCTGTGACCAATGAGCAGTTTGGGGTGTCTCAGTCTGAGGTTCTTGATGTTCATAAGAGTTCTGGTGGGCATTCTTCCACAAGTCCTGAAATAGATTCTACTTTATATTCTACTTGGAGAGCAGGGCCCGAAACTACGGGCACCAATTTGAGAACAGTTCAAGGAAATGCGAATTTTAATTGGGGAGGTTCAGGTCAAGGAAATATGAATTTTAGTAGGGGAACAGCTGAGGTAACATTCCAGGAAAATGGAAGCATCAATGCAAGCACTTCTGCACGGAATCCGCCCTATTGGGGAAGCCAACAGAGGTATACTGGTCCAAGGGACCAGGGTTTTGAGGGAAGAGATTCAAGTTTTGGTAGGGACAGGTACTCTTCGAATAGGCAGTCGTCCTATGATGGTCCAAATGGAGTTGGTTCTTCGAGACCTCTGCCCAAAGGGAAACGGGTTTGTAAATTTTACGAAAGTGGGTATTGCAAGAAGGGAGCATCATGCAGTTACTg GCACCCTTGA
- the LOC107910902 gene encoding cytochrome P450 84A1, with protein MDIVAMIQSMDPLPMALLFIIPFLLLLGLISRLRRRPFPPGPKGLPLIGNMMMMDQLTHRGLAKLAHKYGGIFHMKMGYLHMVTISNPEMARQVLQVQDNIFSNRPANIAISYLTYDRADMAFANYGPFWRQMRKICVMKVFSRKRAESWESVRDEVESLVKAVAANTGKSINMGELIFNLTMNITYRAAFGSSNKHGQEEFIKILQEFSKLFAAFNIADFIPCMTWFDPQGLTARLKNARGALDKFINTIIDDHIQKRKTNIDNGSPEGDTDMVDDLLAFYSEEAKVNEPEDLQNSINLTKDNIKAIIMDVMFGGTETVASAIEWALTELMKSPEDLKRVQQELAEVVGLDRRVEESDIEKLTYLKCTLKETLRLHPPIPLLLHETAEEAVVAGYQIPAKSRVMINAWAIGRDKGSWEDAESFKPSRFLKEGVPDFKGSNFEFIPFGSGRRSCPGMQLGLYSLDLAVAHLLHCFTWELPDGMKPSELDMSDVFGLTAPRATRLYAVPKKRLICPLN; from the exons ATGGATATAGTTGCTATGATACAAAGCATGGATCCATTGCCTATGGCCCTTCTTTTCATCATCCCTTTCTTATTGCTCTTAGGCCTCATATCTCGGCTTCGTCGAAGACCATTCCCTCCAGGCCCCAAAGGCTTGCCTCTCATCGGCAACATGATGATGATGGACCAGTTAACTCACCGTGGACTGGCCAAGCTAGCTCATAAATACGGTGGCATATTCCATATGAAGATGGGGTACCTGCATATGGTTACTATTTCAAACCCTGAAATGGCTCGCCAAGTGCTTCAGGTCCAAGATAACATTTTTTCTAACCGGCCAGCCAACATCGCCATCAGCTATCTAACGTACGATAGAGCTGATATGGCTTTTGCTAATTACGGACCCTTTTGGAGGCAGATGCGAAAGATTTGTGTAATGAAGGTTTTCAGTAGGAAAAGAGCTGAATCATGGGAGTCAGTGAGGGATGAAGTTGAATCCCTCGTTAAAGCTGTTGCGGCCAACACCGGAAAGTCTATAAACATGGGCGAGTTGATCTTCAACCTTACCATGAACATCACTTACAGGGCGGCTTTCGGTTCCAGTAACAAACACGGGCAAGAGGAGTTCATCAAGATCTTACAAGAATTTTCCAAGCTTTTTGCTGCTTTCAATATAGCTGATTTTATCCCGTGTATGACATGGTTCGATCCTCAAGGGCTCACCGCAAGGTTGAAGAACGCTCGTGGTGCATTAGACAAGTTCATCAATACCATCATCGACGACCACATCCAGAAGAGGAAGACAAACATCGACAATGGCTCTCCTGAAGGTGACACCGATATGGTCGACGATTTACTTGCTTTTTACAGTGAAGAAGCTAAAGTAAACGAACCCGAGGATCTACAAAATTCCATCAACCTCACAAAAGATAACATCAAAGCTATTATCATG GATGTGATGTTCGGCGGGACGGAGACGGTGGCGTCGGCGATTGAGTGGGCCTTGACGGAACTGATGAAGAGCCCGGAGGATTTGAAGAGAGTACAGCAGGAGTTGGCGGAGGTGGTGGGTCTCGACCGCCGTGTGGAAGAATCCGATATCGAGAAACTAACGTACCTGAAGTGTACTCTCAAAGAAACCCTCAGGCTCCACCCGCCAATTCCGCTGCTGCTCCACGAAACCGCGGAGGAAGCTGTGGTGGCGGGGTATCAAATTCCGGCGAAGTCGCGCGTGATGATCAACGCGTGGGCCATTGGCAGAGACAAGGGTTCATGGGAAGATGCAGAGAGTTTCAAGCCATCGAGATTCCTGAAAGAAGGTGTCCCGGACTTCAAAGGAAGCAACTTCGAGTTCATTCCGTTCGGGTCGGGTAGGAGGTCGTGTCCGGGTATGCAACTCGGGTTATACTCGCTTGATTTGGCTGTGGCTCATTTGCTTCACTGTTTCACGTGGGAATTGCCTGATGGGATGAAACCGAGTGAACTCGACATGAGTGATGTGTTTGGACTCACTGCACCTCGGGCGACTCGACTCTATGCTGTGCCAAAGAAACGCTTGATTTGTCCACTCAATTAA